CAAGGCGTATCCGCGCTACGTGAGCCTGCTGCTCTGGGGTGGGAAGCGGGTGTCGGACCCCTCCGGCAGGCTCGAGGCATCCGTCGGTTCCACCGACCTTGCCTCGGTGAAGGTCGCTAGCGTCGAGGAGATCGACGACGACCTGTTCCGCGACTGGTTGGTGCAGACCGCCGCGCTCACGTGAGAGCGGATGTCGCCGAGAGCGGCCGCCCCTAGCGGTGGGACGTCGGCTTCTTGAGGGTGCCGTCCTCGTTGTAGTACTTCCACTCGCCGCGCTTCTTGCCGCGCGCGTACTCGCCCTCGTCGAGGAGCTTGCCGTTCGCGAACCAGCGCTTCCACAGGCCGTCCTGCTCGCCGTCGAGGAAACGCCCCTCCTGCAGCTTGCCGCCGCCGTCGCGGTACCAGACCCAGAATCCGGTGAGCTGGCCGGCGGACAGGTTGCCGACGGCGCGCAGCTCTCCGGTGCGGAAGTAGTACTTCCACTCGCCGGACTTCTCGCCGTCGACGTAGCTGCCCCGGCCGGCGAGGGTGCCGTCCTTGAAGCGTTCCTCCCAGATGCCCCTCTTGCGGCCCTGGTCGTCGGTCTGGTTGATCGGCTCGGCCATCCCTCTACTCTCGCAGCTCAGGCGCTGGGCGGGATATCCGGCCCGAGGGTCACCCGCAGGTTCTCGGGCAGGCGCAGCGACTCTGCGGGCATCCGGCCAGCGTCTGGCTCCTCGGGGAGGGCGCGCACCTCGTCGTGCAGGTGTTCCATGCTGCGATCGAGCGTGCTCGCGACATCCGCGGCCAGCTTCAGCTCGGTGAGCAGGTCGATGGGCACAGCGCGGTTGTACTTGTAATAGATTTTGTGCTCGAGGCTGGCCCAGAAGTCCATCGCGATCGTGCGGATCTGCACCTCGACTTTCACCTGCTCCACCCGGTCGGAGAGGAACACCGGAATCTCCACGATCATGTGCAGGCTCTTGTAGCCATTCGGCTTGGGCTTCGCGATGTAGTCCTTCACCTCCAGCACGGTGATATCCCGTTGCCCGGCCAGCAGTTCGCAGACGCGGTAGGTGTCGGTGATGAAGCTGCAGGTGACCCGCACGCCGGCAATGTCGGAGATCTCGCGCCGGATGGCGTCGAACGAGATGTCAATGCCCTTGCGCGCCGCCTTCTCGAGGATGCTCTCCGGTGTCTTCAGCCGGGAGCTGACCTGCTCGATCGGGCTGTACTCGTGGGTGTGGCTGAACTCTTCCTTGAGGATGTTGATCTTGGTCATGAGCTCATCGACGCCGAACTTGTAGCTGAGCATGAACCGAGTGAACTCACCCCTCAGGTCATGGAGTCGCTGAAGTTCGTCGGGGCTGTCGATCTGCACCGCGTCAGTCTGTCAAAGCCAGCTTAGTTTTTGCCCGGGGAGCGTGCTGCTCGAGGAAGGTGTACACCTCGGTGCTGTCGACGCCGGTGAAGGTGCCGGCGGGCATCGCGGCCAGCAGAGAGGACTGCATGCGCGCGTTCGGCAGCGCGTTGCCGGCCCAGGCCGAGGCGAGGCCCTCCGGCGCGCGGCGGCAGCACGCGTCATCCGGACAGGTCGACACCTGCCGGTTGGTGGTATCACGCCCGCGGAACCACTTGGCGTGCGCGAACGGGGTGCCGACGCTCACCGAGAACGCACCCTGCGCGGTTGTCTGGATACTGGAAGTGCACCAGTACGTGCCACCCGGCTTGTCGGTGTACTGGTGATACGGGCTGAACCGGTCTTCCACCGCGAACACCTGGCGGGCACTCCAGTAGCGGCAGACCAGCTGCCCCTCGACGGCGCCGAGCGCGTCGGTCGGGAACTGCGCCTTGTCATTCTCGTATGCCTTGGAGATGGCCCCGGATTCGTGCACCTTCAGGAAGTGCACCGGAATGTCGAAGTGCTCGGTCGACAGGTTGGTGAACCGGTGCGCGGCCGTCTCATACGGCACGGCGAAGGCGTCGCGCAGGTCTTCGACCGAGAGCTGCTTCTGCGCTTTCGCGGTGGTCAGAAACGCGACGGCGTCGTCTTCCGGCACCAGCAGCGCCGCCGACAGGTAGTTCGTCTCCACCCGTTGGCGAAGGAACTCAGCGTAGTCGCGCGGCTCGGCGAGCCCCAGCACGTGACTGGCCAGCGCCTGCAGCAGCGTGCTGCGCGGGTCGCCGTCGGCCTTCACCGGCAGGTAGACGCGGCCGTTGCGCAGATCGGTGACCGACCGGGTGGATGCGGGCAGGTCGGCGACATAGTGCAGTGAAAAACCGAGGTGCGCTGCCAGTTCGGCGGTCAGCCGCTGCGACAGCGGGCCGCCGGTGTGCCCGACGGCGGCGAGCAGGCGTTTCGCCTCGGTCTCCAGTTCGGCGAAGTAGTTGTTCTGCCTGCGCATCTGCTGGCGGAGTTCGGTGTTCGCGCGGCGGGCCTCCTCGGGCGTCGCGGCGCGCTCGCGGTGCAGCCGGTCCAGCTCGGTGTGCAGCCCCAGGATCGTTTCGATCGCCTCGTCGCTGAGACTGCGGCGCACCGGCAGCGTCGGCAGGCCGAGCGAGGAGAACAGCGGCCCGCGCATGGCACGTTCCAGGGCGATCTCCAGCGCCGCTCGCTTGGACGGGGCTTCGGCGGTGAGCAGCGCGTCGAGCGGCACGCCGAGTGCCTTGGCGACGGTCTTCAGGTCGCTTAGCTTGGGCTCGCGCTTGCCGTTCTCGAGCACGCTGACCTGCGAGGCGGCACGGCCAATGGCC
This Salinibacterium sp. ZJ450 DNA region includes the following protein-coding sequences:
- a CDS encoding DUF1801 domain-containing protein codes for the protein MQTVEEYISHLAVPQRVVALRLQELIDEALPEAAVRIWHGHPVWMAVDVPVAGFKAYPRYVSLLLWGGKRVSDPSGRLEASVGSTDLASVKVASVEEIDDDLFRDWLVQTAALT
- a CDS encoding toxin-antitoxin system YwqK family antitoxin; the encoded protein is MAEPINQTDDQGRKRGIWEERFKDGTLAGRGSYVDGEKSGEWKYYFRTGELRAVGNLSAGQLTGFWVWYRDGGGKLQEGRFLDGEQDGLWKRWFANGKLLDEGEYARGKKRGEWKYYNEDGTLKKPTSHR
- a CDS encoding GTP pyrophosphokinase family protein codes for the protein MQIDSPDELQRLHDLRGEFTRFMLSYKFGVDELMTKINILKEEFSHTHEYSPIEQVSSRLKTPESILEKAARKGIDISFDAIRREISDIAGVRVTCSFITDTYRVCELLAGQRDITVLEVKDYIAKPKPNGYKSLHMIVEIPVFLSDRVEQVKVEVQIRTIAMDFWASLEHKIYYKYNRAVPIDLLTELKLAADVASTLDRSMEHLHDEVRALPEEPDAGRMPAESLRLPENLRVTLGPDIPPSA
- a CDS encoding helix-turn-helix domain-containing protein — encoded protein: MTSYDEVPDALTIGKRIRQLRTQRGMTLDALGSAIGRAASQVSVLENGKREPKLSDLKTVAKALGVPLDALLTAEAPSKRAALEIALERAMRGPLFSSLGLPTLPVRRSLSDEAIETILGLHTELDRLHRERAATPEEARRANTELRQQMRRQNNYFAELETEAKRLLAAVGHTGGPLSQRLTAELAAHLGFSLHYVADLPASTRSVTDLRNGRVYLPVKADGDPRSTLLQALASHVLGLAEPRDYAEFLRQRVETNYLSAALLVPEDDAVAFLTTAKAQKQLSVEDLRDAFAVPYETAAHRFTNLSTEHFDIPVHFLKVHESGAISKAYENDKAQFPTDALGAVEGQLVCRYWSARQVFAVEDRFSPYHQYTDKPGGTYWCTSSIQTTAQGAFSVSVGTPFAHAKWFRGRDTTNRQVSTCPDDACCRRAPEGLASAWAGNALPNARMQSSLLAAMPAGTFTGVDSTEVYTFLEQHAPRAKTKLALTD